One Mycteria americana isolate JAX WOST 10 ecotype Jacksonville Zoo and Gardens chromosome 7, USCA_MyAme_1.0, whole genome shotgun sequence genomic window, ggaagagaactgaaaagagagaggggggctgcggggggcacAGCAGGTCCCTCGGCCCCGGCGTCAGCAAGTCcaggggggccgggggtgggaggggatggAGTCGCTCCCCTGGGTgcctcactctctctctctccccccttcctcctcctcctcctcacagctgcTCAGTTGTTGTCCGACTCATCCTCGGCTTCCCGGAGCCAGGTGAAAAAGGCTGTCACCGATTTGAGAGCCACCCCTTTGCCCTGCTGCTCGGCCGGGTCCTTGCTGGACTCCCACTTGTAGAAAGCCTCTTCCTTGATGACATCCTCATCGTAGAGGGCGTCAAAGAACATCCGCAGcaggtctgggggggggacaAAGGGAGACCCCTGCCATTCCCCAGCCACCAGCCACCCTGCTGGGGTGGGGACATGCCTGCCACCCCCCTCCTCAGCCCACCGTCCCGCGACACTCACTGGGAGGCTGGTCCAACTTCACCACCAAGGCTTGCAGGGCATAGAGTGCCTGGAGCTCCTTCTGCTCATCCCGTAGGTACTTCTGCAGCAGCTTGGCTTGGTTGCGGATGACCAGGGCGTCCACGCGGTAGGGGTTCTCGACTGCGGGAGACTGGGCGTGAGAGGGGGGGCGGcgtggggaggggacacccccccctcGCCTCCCCCTGGTACTCACAGACAATGGCCGAGTGGCACACAGACGTCATCAGGGCCCTGATAAACGTGTTGGACGAGACCTGCTGCTCGCTCAGGTTGGCCTGGAGGAGGGAGGGTAACGGAGCTgtgaggtggggagggagccGGGAGGGAGCCCCCGGACCCGTGGGTGCTGCGCCCACACCCTCACCTCGATCCAGTCGTATATTCTTTGGTTGTTCGggttctccttcagcagtttgtCCATTTGCTTGCACAGCTCCTCCGAGGTCAGCTCCTTGCGGCTCGGCGTGTCCGAGCTATCCCCCATTGTGTACTCCAATTTCTGGGGGAGCAGACAGACAAGCTGTTAAAGGCAGCACGAGGGAACACCACGCTCCCAGCAGCAGGATCCCCCAGGGTCTCCCCACGGCCTGTCTCTGCCCCTCGCTGCCGCTGAGCTCCCACCTGCTCTGTGACAAATTTGTTGACATCCTGGTCCTCAGGCAGGAATTCCTTCCAGCTCAGGCCCCCGTCCCGCCACAGCTTGCCTGCGGTCTTCTGGCtctgcaggacagacagacaatcGGCATCAGCACCCCATGCCCTCCATCTCCAGGCAGGGGGATACTGCGGCTCGGCCATGCCACCCCCGTGGCCTGGTGGCAGAGGGGTTCAATCCCTCCATGCCAACTGCCCCCTAAGCAGGCTGCCGGTCCCCAAGGCAGCGGCCGGCAGCTACGCAAGCCCCGTGCACTTACCATGCCCTTGCACAACAAGCCCAGCACCTCGACCAGCAGCGTGGTGGCCTTCCCAATGGGCACCAGGGGCTTTGTTATCTCCCTGCGGGGCACAAGAGACCTGGTTGAGCTACCtgcccccaggagcccccccccGGACCCCGTGGCAGCACCGCAGAGGGGCACGGCCCTCACCTGAACAGCTCCTCCATGGGGATGCCTTCCTCTTGCAGGATGGGGGTGATGAGCTCGGCCAGGTACAGCCAGATGTGCGGGATATCGATCTCCATGTCTTCTGCGATCTCCAGGATCTCTCGCAgcctgcagggcagaggggggCCGTTGGGATGCAGCAGCCCCCGTGCCCTCGGCTGGGagggacctcgggaggtctcTGTGATGAGCCCTGCTCAAGGCAGAGCCAAATCCAAAGCCGGGCAAATACCAGCTCAGGGTCAGGCTGCCCCGGCTCCTCACCCTTTGTAGTACTGCTCCTTGGAGAGCGTGCCCGCCTTCACCAGCTGGCACAGCAGGACTCCCATGTGCTCACGGGAGATGGTGCTCCTCTCCAGCGTGGACTCGATGCCATTCTGCACGAAGATGTAGAGCGAGGaggggctgcccagctcctgcacgCACTGCAGGGCCTCCTgcagggaaaagggggggggtcAGTACTGCCCCAtggccagccccagctcccttcTTCCTCATCCAGGCACCGCCGGCACCCTGCCCAACAGCGCTACCGCCCAGGGAGCCATATGGTGCTGTGCCTGGCCACCCCCTCCTCTCACCTTCATGTCATTGATGTGCAGGTATTCCTCTATGATCGCCTTGGatttcttctccagctcctcttccgACAGCGCGGGCTTGGGGGACGCTGCAGGAGGTGCTGTCTCTTGCTTAACTGCAAGGAGAGAGCAAGGATCAGGCACcacctggggcaggcagagccccaggcCGCAGCCAGACCCCCAGGACACCGCTCCTCCCCAGCTCACTGGTCTCTCGGCTCCTGTCCCGTTCCTCCGTCATGCTAGCAGCCTTGCGCACGGCCTCGGGGCCGCCCTGCTTCTCCCGTTCTCGGCTCCTGTCCTCTGTCTCTTTGCTGAAGCTCCGCTTGGTGAGGGCAGACCTGTTCCTGtctgcccgctccccccggtCGGGACGCTCTTGGCGGTCGCTGCCCTTCTCCGAACGCGACTCCcggtcccctctgtccccagccttCTCTGACCTGTCGCggctggagctgctcctgcaTGGGAGGAGGATGGACACAGCGTGAAGAGCCCATCGCCACCCTCCCTGACTCCAGACTGCAAAGCTCTGCGAGGCAAGGCTGTCCCACTCCAATCCCAGCCCCTTCCAGGGCCTCTTCTAGCACTTGACCACCCTCAGGGGAAAACACTTTTCCCTGTTTCTCCCCTGTTCCAACTCATGCCCTTTGCCTTTCGCTCTGTCCCTTGGGCATggctgagcagagcctggccccatcctgcccacaccTTCGCCCTGCTGCAGACTGTGGTGAGATCCCCCTTTGTTTACCTCCTTCtcctgaacaaacccagctccaATTCTCCTTGGGGACCTCGTGCTCCAGCCTCCACAGGACTCCCTCCAGCCCATCAATGTCCGTCTGGTCCCAGGACCCCCAGACCAGACCCAGCACCCAGGTGTGGTCCCCCAAGTACCAAACAGTGGGAAGAAAGCCCAGGGTGGGGTCAGCCTTCTTTGCCGCAAGGACTCGCCACTGACTCCAAGCCCCGCCAAGGCCCCATCCTGCCACAGGGGATTATTCCAGCCCAGATGCCATACGTTTGCCTACATATTGACCAACCACTGCCCGATTCGGGGGgttcctccctgggctgcagacCAGCACGCCCACACGCCAAGGCAGGGCTGGCCCCTCACCTCTGCACCACGCGGCGGGACTCCAGGCTCTCGGCAGGCGTCGACTGCTGGAGCGCTGAGAAGCGGTTCAAGGTGCTCGTGGCTGGTCGCCCTGAATCAGATGCTGGGTGTGAAAAGAGGGGAGTCTCAGAGTTCGGCACCTCCCCGGTACAGGAACTGCCGGAGGAAGgatccctccctcccgccccgtccaacagcacccagccagccccacactgCCTACCTGAATCTGCAGGCTTCGCGCCAGACCCTCCGCTGCTGCCTTTGCCCCAGCTcagccgcccgcccggcgcaAAGAGCTGGTTGTTGGAGTCAATGGAtccaggctgcaggtggagagaCAGAGTCAGCTCTGAACCCCATACCAAGGCAGGATCTGGGCCAGGCAGCCAGCTCAGCTGCCCACACTGCACCCCCAGCCTCACCTTGGTGATCTTTGTTAGCCGGCTGGTGTCGATGGGCCGGTTGCCCTTGCTGATGGGCACCGTGTTCCAGCCATCGTCTGCGACCAGGCTCCCGCGCCCACCTGGGCACAAGGGGGACAGACATAAGGTGCAGCCCAGCCTCAAGCAGTGCCCAGCGGGAGCAACCCACCCCTGGCAGCCTCAGGTGCCCCCAAGCCTGGGCACTCACTGCTGGAGGATGGCCCGGGGGGTCCTCTCCTCTTGTCCTTCGACATGAGCTGCTGCACTTTGATGTGTTCCCGATGCTCCTCCATCTCTGCTTCCTTGTGGATCTGGTCAATGGTTTTGGGGCCCTGGTCTCCTCGCCGCGGCACCCAGCTATTCTGCAGAGGGCAGGTAAGGAGGGAAGAGGGCACTGAGCTGGCTGGAGGACGGAGGCAGAGACATTCCCCCTTCCCAGCCATCCCAACCTCAAAGCCTCAGGCCGGTCTCCCGCCTCGGCCATCACAGCTCCCCATGTGATGTGGCAGCTTTTGGCACAAAAGGGCTCAGTTTCTGGAGCCCCCCTGCATTAAACAGCCGCCGGTTACTGTGTGCCCACTACCACTACCATGCTAACCAAGGGCTGGGGGCTAGCATGGTGTCTCTGGGGCTGGCCACAGGTTACATAcccacctctcccctcccagggaTGCATGGACTACTGGCACTCAGAGGACACAGGCCAGCAGCTCCATGGGACCAAGCAGGGGACAGAGGACAGTCCCTGGGCAATAGCAGGCCATGTACTTTACCTGTCTGAGGTCAATCACATCCTGCAGCATGAAACGGATTCGGGATGACGTCTTCTTCTCTTTGATGATCTTCTCCATCTGATTGAAGTACTGGTCCATCCTGGGCTATAGAGGGACAGAGTCACGGTCACATTCCTCCCAAaggcaagggcagggcagggcaaggcaaggcagggcaaggcaaggggTACCTTGGCCTTCTCAAAGTCCAAGTCCTTGCCAATGGTGGTAAGCAGGCGACAAAGGCACTCAAGAGACTCCTCATCATGGTTTTTGAGCAGCTTCACCACGCAGTCATGCATGATGGCCTCCGTCAACATCTTCAGTTTGAAGAGCTCTCCGATGAACTTGATGTTGCCCAGGGATCGCCGGCGGGCCTTGTCCCGCGCCTCCTCCAGCTCGTCCTTCATGCGTGCCTTctcctcaggctgcagggagggcacAGCAGGGCAGCTCAGAGCCCAGAGCCGCCCCGAGGATGCCCACGCCAGCCCTCAGCCGCAGCCTCCCACCCCAACTCACAGCACTGGCATCGTCCATCTCCTTCTGCCGCTTCTCAAAGATTTCATCATCGTCCTTGTCCTTCTCAAACTCCTTCTGGCAGCGGTTGAGCAGCAGCTTGCGGAAGTTCACAGTCACCGTGGGCTTGTCTGTTGTGGGCACTTTGAGCTGAAGGGAAAGGTACAACCCAGGCAAGGAGCATGAGTCGTGTCTCCCCCAAAAGCTGGCCAGCTAAGGCCCAGGCACTGCTCAAACCAGGGAAAAGTCACCCTACACCCTCATGATGCCCTGCTAAGACTCTGGACTTGGTCCTCCATCCACACGCCCCAGTTTCTCCACCCCGCACAGAAGGACCTGCACTCTGCTGAGCTCAGCCAAGGCCCCCAAACAAATCAGTGCCAGCTTGGCGGGAgaccccccagctcctgctcaccCCCATAAGGCAACGGCACATGTTAGCATAGGCAACAGAGAAGTTTGGCTCCGAGATGGCCTTCTCGAAGACGAGGTCGATGACACCCTTGAGCCGCTCCTCCGTGTCGATGGACAACTCCATCACCTGCTTCATCAGCTGCTGGAACATCTGGGGCGTCAGCTTGTTGAGGATGCTGCGGACGCGGCGGAGCAGTTCCTGTGAGGACACCAGGGTCAGCGAGAGCCGGGCACGTCCCCCCCTGCACTCCCATAGcccgcctgccccagctcccacctGCGTCTTGATGTTCTCAGGATCCTCCTCCTCGGAGGCACGCTTGCTGCTGGGTTTCCAGGCCTTCTCGGCCTTGTTCAGCTTGACATCCTCATTGAGGGACACAGTGGCAATGATTTTGCGGGGCTCCTtcctctggctctgctgggagCGGCGGGGACCCAACCCTGAGGGCTGACACGGGGAGAAGAAACTCAGCTCTTTGCTCTGGGACCAGCCAAACTGGCTCCCGGGGTGTCCCCATCCGCCTGCTCAGATCCTCAGCTCCATCACGGACATCAGTGGCCCAGACACAGTGGCTCGAAGGCTTGATCATCACGGAGAGGCGGAGGGGGACAGCGTGGGTGAAGCAAGCAGATACTCACCAGGCCCCGGTTGCCCATGACAGGCCGGCCGAGGTTGGCGAAGGAGGGTGTGAAGTCAGGGCTGCAGTTCATGCCACTGAGGCGGATGGGGTCGAGCGCCCGCAGTGGGGTCTTGTTGGCCTGTGAAGGTACACAGGGCTGAGGATGCCCGGGGGCAGAGGAGCGGGACGGATCCATCCCCCAGCCTCAGCGCCGGGACAAAGAACTGGAAAGAAGGCCCCAAAGGTGCCCCCACACACTGACCCCAGGCTCAAGGCTCGTTGCAGATGCTGCAACAGGACCCCGAGCACAGCAGGTaagtccctgccctgccttgaCAAGGCACAAAGAGgagccacacccccacctgggCACCACCCACGCTCCCCCAATTTCCAGGGCCGCACCGACCTTGTCCAGCACCACATCCGTGATCTGGGGCAGCCCCTCGGGTTTCTGCATGCTGACAAAGATGAACTGGAAGCCCAGCAGGAACTCCCGGTCATATCGCTTCTTCTCCTCGGGGTTCAGTGGCTTCCATTGCTCTGCAGTGGGGGGCGAGAGGGAGACCCTGATGTGGCCTGTCCCGTATCCTCCATGCCGAGCTGCGGCAGGTCCAGGCCCACCCAGGGACCAGCAAGGTGGCATGTAGACAACTAcagagctgccccagcctggTACGCCATAAGCACGATGCTGCTCACTTAGACAGAAAGCCTGatgccaccagctccctgcctgctgccaggaccCTCGCGATGGGGCCTCTGTCTCCTACCCTGTGCCAGGCTTCGGGACAAGATGGGAGGAGAGCGTGAGGTTTAGGACAGCTAGACCAtgccacccccaccctccccactgCTGGGTCCAGAGGTGGTGGCTCCAAGTGGAGGCCTGGGCCAAGGCACTTGCTCACCTTCCTTGTAGCGGTACTTCTGGTCAGCAGCCTTGCCCTTCTCCGGGGCCAGCTtgtcctccttctcctcccacgtCTCCTCCGACTCTTCCTGTGGTCGGGCAGGGGCTGCGTCCTCTGCTTCGCGGGCAGGGGCGGATGCGGGGGGCTTGTTCTCCGCCTCCGAGGCACTGTCGCTGATCTGAGACTGCATcgggagggacagggacagcggtCACCCCAGGAGCCTGGTCCTGCACCCTCCACCCCGCACCCAGGCGTCCGCCCCACCTCAGATCCTCATTACCATCACAGAGCATCAGTGGCCCAGACACGATGGCACAAAGCAGAGTTCATCACAGGAGGAGACAGGACACAGGGTGACCCCCAGACACCCCTGGGACACTCACCTCTTTAAAGGCATCCAGCAAATCGCCTACTGCCTCCTTCTTGTTCAGCTCCTTCATCCTTCGCTTCTTCTTTGGCACCGACACGGCgactgggaggagaggcaggggggTGAAGGACAGGAACCCTCCCAGTTCCCCGCGTACCCTGACACCAGCTCGGGGGTCACCAGCAAGGCCCCAGTAACACCAGGCAAGCTTCAGGACGGGGCCATGGGGAGCCATGGGGACGTAGTGCTgccaccccagcacagcccctgtcCCCAAACACACCGTGTACCCACCTGGGCTTCTGCAGCCCTGCGGATCCTACACACAGCCCCCCGAGGCACGCCGCTCCCTAAGCGAGCACCCCAGAAAACACCCTGTACAGACGCACCTCACACCTCTTCCCCACCCAGCCGCTGCACCCCGATTTACCCTTTGCCTCTCCGAAGCACCCCATCCACACCTCTTCTCTAGCGCAGCGCTCCCCATCCTCCTCAGGGGATCCCTGCAGACGCCCACACCCCTCTGCAGGGCAGCCCTTATGGGGACACCCCTGTACACACCCCTGCGCCCATATACTCTCCCCTCCCTGGCACCCCTATACACCACCCCATACGGAggtgctccccagcagcacatcTGCCCGCAGGTCACCCTCCTATAGCCCCCTGTATCCCTGCATAGGGTGCTCTGTATGAACACGTCCTGTGTACccttctcctccatcctcccccagtACCCCTATGTAACCCCACGCTCCTGTGCagggtgcttaaaaaaaaaaaaaaaaacaaacaccaaaccaaaacccctaTCTTCACCCCAGCACATCCTCAGGGCACCCCACTTTCCCCAGGCACCCATATGTACTTGCATACCCCTACGCAGGGTGCCCCACACAGCTACAGCTCCGCAactcccctgccacccctccacTTGCTgcacccccccgtgcccccggacggctggggacagccctcAGCTACAACCCCAACGTAGCCGCCCCACACCCCCGCATAAGGCATCACATAAAACACGCTTCCCTCATGGCACCCCATGACCCAGGGCACCCCACACATACACCCCTCTATACCCACCCATACTCCTGTATATGGATGCATTCCCCACACATCTCCCCCCATCTCGCCATCCACAGGCACCTtgtgtcccccccagcacacCACACCCACGCGTCCTGGGTCACGTAACCCCGTCCCCCTCTCCGATACCCTCCCTGTACCCCATGCCTAGCACTGCACCTGGgtgatgcccccccccccatcacccatCCTGGGGCACCCTGTGGCCCCACGCGCCCCAGCCCAGCATCCCCAACCTTGTGTGGTCGCCTCCGACGTCTGCGAAGGGGCAGGGACCGGGCTTGAGCTCCGCTCCTGGGCCTCACCAGGGCCttcgctctcctcctcctcctcctccgccgggggggaggcaggggtgccGGGCTGGGCCGGCTCCTTGGGTTCCGAGATGGGGCTGACATCCGACTCGGGCTGCTCCTCGCTCGGCTCCGCTTTGCCAGTGCCCTCCACCCCGTTGGGCAGGGGCAGCTCTTCGGGCTGGGCGATGGGGGAGTCCAGGGTGGGCGTGGGCACCGGTgtgggcaccggcaccggctgGCACACGGGCGCCTCGGGGACCGGCTCAGGGGCCTCCTCTAAGACCCCGTTGGCCTCAGTGGCGGGCTCGGGGTAGGGCTcttcccggggcggcggggggctgggggaggcgggtTTGGCGGGTGCTTCGGGAGCCTGCGGTACAACAGGCGGCGGCGACGGCGCGGCCGGCACCGGGGGCACGGCTGGCATCGGGGGGACAACGGGCACCGGCGGGGCCTCGGGGGGCACAGGCGCCTGCGGGGCGGGCTCCGGGAGGGGAACGgcgacctcctcctcctcctccacggcCACGGTGTCCATGTCGGGCGCGGGCACGAGGGGCAGCTCCACAGGCCCTGGCACTGTAGTGATGGCGCTAAACGTCTTGTGGGGGTCGGGCGGCGCCTCGCCCAGCTCCGCTTTAGTGTCCGCGTCCACGGGGGGCTCCATTGGCACCAGCGTCACGGCCGAGAGCACCACGGGCTCCACCTCGGGGatgaggggagggggaggcgacGGGGATGCCGACTTGCTGGGCTCCAGGGAGACGGGCTTGCTCACCACCAGCGCGGGCTTCGGGCGGTCATCTGCAAGGTGGGTGACGTTAGTGGGGGGCTCTCCGATCTCCTGCTCACCCCGCATCACCCCGAGATCCCTCCATCTGCAGGAGGGGTAGGGACAGATGTGCCAACCCACATCACAAAAGGGTGATGGGGACAACGGGGGTCCTCCAGTGCCCAGGGGACAGCTGGGGTGAGCAGACATCCCCCATAAACTCTCCCGGACCCAACATGGGGACACCAGTCCCCAGGTATGTAGGGAACACGTCTGACCCCACAAGCCCCAAGTGAACTGAGGAATGGTGGGGCTGGCATCTCACACCCCACGGTGCCAACAACAaggagcctggcagcagccgTGCCAGTTGGCACACCCCGGTGCGGGCACTTACCTGGCCGGACAATAACTGCTACATGGGGGGTCTCTCCGTTGGCCTGGGGCTCCAAACCGCTTCCAGCCTGGGGGGGGCAAAGAGGGAGTTCGGCAGGGCCCCAtgcacatcccactgccccagtCAGGGAGTCAGGGGGTCCCCTTACCTgcggaggggtgggggtggatgAGGTCCTTCCTCCGGACATAATTTCTTCAGTGATGTCTTTGCCGCCTTGGTTGGGGTCTCGTATCCGGATCTGTCCGTGGGtcagggcagagagggggaagCTGTCAGTGGGGTGGGGAACACAGCACACGGGCCACCACCTTTCCCTGGCCCCGACACCCCCAGGACACCCCCTTCTCCGAGGGGAGAGGCGAGAGGCTCATTCAGCACTGTGCCTGCCCTGGCCACGCACAGCTTGGGGAGGGACGAgtgccacctcccctccccacaggtGACAGTGCCCCACAGACACCAGCCTGTCCCAATGCCCGGCAGGCAGGGACAGCGTGGGGCAGGGTGAGCCTAGCAAGCCATCGTGCCAGGCAGCCGGAGCCAGCGCCATGTCCCCAGGCCAGTGCCCATCTCCAGGGGTCGGGGGATCCCAAGGCATAGGGGCTGCAGGGACTCCCCCTGCCTgggggacagcacaggggaccGGCCTCAGCATGCAAAAGTCACAGTGAGCTCCGTGCCACCCCAGGCACAGCCCATACGCCCGCAGCCTCACCGGCCCTGTGCCTGCTGTGGGTGCAGCAGGAGCCACAGGGCACCCTGCTGGGGGCAAGTGGGGGGACACACGTGGGTCCAGGCCTCTGGTGGGGGGCACAATGCAGCCAGGGGTCTtattctccccacccccaaacatgacctgctcccagggcagcaagAGCAGAGCCCGAGGGGCACTGAGGCCCCTCTGCTGAGGAAATGCCAGCATCCCCCCTTCCCAGCCTGGCAGCACCCCCTACCCCCCAGCACAGGGCCATGCCGGCAGCCGCCCGGCTCCCCACTATAAATAGGCCCCACGCGAGGCCTCCAAGCGCCGGCATCTCCGGGAGCAGACAGCAGTTGGCAGCCGCggcacccccgcccccccaggaGCCATGACTCAGCACAACGCTGCCCGCCGGGACGGCCAAGGTCGCCGGCACCACCGCGCACCCCGGTCCCCTCGCTGAGCCCCCTagcctgggggggaggggggcacggtCCCACGCCGCCCCCCTTCCCCGGCATGCTACACCACATCCCATCCCGCACACCGTGGGCGCCAGGGGCTGGCACGGTCCCCTCCCGGCAAGGCCCCCCATGCCTGGAAGCAGATAGCTCCTTACCGTCTTGCGCTCTCGTTTTGGGGGGATCGGCGGCTGCTGGCTCACAATGACCTGAGCGGTGGGGACCCCTGCCGGGAACTGCTGCACCCCCTGTGCCGGGTAATAAGCACccgctgcaggagaggagagagcgtCAGACCGGCCAACCCAGATCCTTCAAGCCTGTCCTGGGGAACCCCCGATCCCCCCAACACAGGGGTCTGTCAGGAGCCTGGGGAGCCCGTGCCGCTCTGCAGCGAACCCCCATCACATCCGGCCTAGATCGTCCCAACCCGCCTGACAGGCCTGACCGAATTCCTTCCCTGTGAAGCACAGCGTCCCAGCATCGTCCCCACGCccagccgggccccgcgggcGCCCGCCGTGCCCACCGGCTCCACGCTACCGACGGCCCTGCCGGGACGCTCGGCCATGCTGGGTACACGCGTCCCGGCTCCGCGGATGGCTGCCTTCCTGCCGGCGCCCTTATCTCCCCGGGGCCAGCACCAGCCCGAGGGCGGCACCAGGCAGCCCCGTCCGCGCCCTCCATTCACACCCAGGCCGAGGGGCTCGGGCTCCCCGCATAGCCCAAGCCCCTGCCGAGCCCAGCCCGGAGGACGGAGCCGTGCTGGGGGCCGGAGGCAGAGCTGGACCCCAtccagggctggcacagcccccAAGACATGCTCCGCTCCTCCCAGGGCATCCGTGAGCATCACCCCCAGAGcagtgccatggggatggggggggggaacaggcACAGCTGGGCTCTGGCCCCCTCCAGCTCCAGTGCCTTCCCCGCTGCGCTGAGCCTGGAACTTGCCCAAGGTGCTCTGGGGACTGCCCCGTCCCTGAGCCAGGGacccctccctctgccccggggGACACAGGGGCACCGGACAGGCCTCGCACCCTGGGATGGGCCaggtgcagggggagggaggccccgagctgcccagccctggggaccagAAGGGCCAGCCCGTCTCGCCCGTCGAGGGGCACACCATGCCAGGTCACCCACCCAGTCTTGTGGGCAAGGGGcatgctgctgccagctcccctggGAACAGCCGCACCCCCAAAGCAGAGGCGGGGGGCAAACCCATCCCGGGACCCCGCAGAGACACCCAGGGGATGCCCCAGCGCCAGGCACAAAGGAGTGGCTGTGCCCTGGCCCGAGCACGGGAGCCGGCCGCTGCTGGGGGGCACCTCCCTCCTCCGAGGGGCCAGCTGGGCCCCAGGAcaagagggagggaggacgggCACGTACCTGGCTCAGGAGAAGCCCATCTCTGCCCCGGTTATGCTTTGCTGCcgtgccggggccgggccggaggccTCGGCTCACATTTCTGTGTCTGCCGGGCCTCCCGGGACCGACCAAGCCTAAATATAGTCACAGCCCGGGTGGCCACATGTGAgcggggggaagaagggggggctGCTTACACCGCCACTCCCCAGCGCCAGGAGCAGCCCCGGcacggagcagccccagcaccccaggctTGGCttcttggggaggggggagctgaggTGGAGTCAGCAAGCACAAAACTGCTCACCACCTTGACGGTCAGCGAGGGGGAGCAGGGGATAAAGTCTGCCCCGGCCCTCCGCCAGGAGAGTTAAACATTAAACGGCCCCGATTTGGAAAAGGGCGGGGGTGGATGGACCGGTGGGACACGATgcacagctgtcagtgctgctgGGAGACGGGcaacaccccctgccccccagaaCAGCCTGTAATGGAGTCACAGAGATGGCCCCAGCGAGCTGGCAAAGGCAGAGGGGTCTGTCCTCAGCTCCTGAGCACAGGGGGTTGCAGGGAGGCCTGAAGCAGGGGAGCAAAAAAAgaggggggtgcaggggctggaagagcaccagggagaagagcaacCCCCCCATCCGTACCGTAAGTCCCGAACTCTGTGGGGCTGGCTCCAGGGTAAAAACTAGGGGCGCCGGGCTGGACCGGGTACTGTTGGGTTGGGACGACGTACGTGGAGCGACCCTGcagcaggggagaaggagaaaggttCAGTTACCTCCCCTGCAGGGCACAGACATACCCCCAAACCACTGACGTACCCCCAAACCTGCCTGTGAACCAgctgggtgccagggcagggagcaggacgcaGGCAAAGTGGGCACCAGGCACCCTGGGGGGCTGCCACGGAGGGGGACCAGCACTACCTGCTGCCTCTCTACAGAGCCGGGCAACACCCCGCTCAAATCAGTGGGTGCTCAGAGGGGACCCCTTCCGCC contains:
- the EIF4G1 gene encoding eukaryotic translation initiation factor 4 gamma 1 isoform X2, with the protein product MNKAPQPTGGAPTAPHPAPSPGLPQPTFPPGQTAPVVFNPAPTSQMNTPSQPRQHFYQNRAQPPASASRVQSNTTARPGPPAHVYPAASQVMMIPSQISYTPSQGAYYIPGQGRSTYVVPTQQYPVQPGAPSFYPGASPTEFGTYAGAYYPAQGVQQFPAGVPTAQVIVSQQPPIPPKRERKTIRIRDPNQGGKDITEEIMSGGRTSSTPTPPQAGSGLEPQANGETPHVAVIVRPDDRPKPALVVSKPVSLEPSKSASPSPPPPLIPEVEPVVLSAVTLVPMEPPVDADTKAELGEAPPDPHKTFSAITTVPGPVELPLVPAPDMDTVAVEEEEEVAVPLPEPAPQAPVPPEAPPVPVVPPMPAVPPVPAAPSPPPVVPQAPEAPAKPASPSPPPPREEPYPEPATEANGVLEEAPEPVPEAPVCQPVPVPTPVPTPTLDSPIAQPEELPLPNGVEGTGKAEPSEEQPESDVSPISEPKEPAQPGTPASPPAEEEEEESEGPGEAQERSSSPVPAPSQTSEATTQVAVSVPKKKRRMKELNKKEAVGDLLDAFKESQISDSASEAENKPPASAPAREAEDAAPARPQEESEETWEEKEDKLAPEKGKAADQKYRYKEEQWKPLNPEEKKRYDREFLLGFQFIFVSMQKPEGLPQITDVVLDKPCVPSQANKTPLRALDPIRLSGMNCSPDFTPSFANLGRPVMGNRGLPSGLGPRRSQQSQRKEPRKIIATVSLNEDVKLNKAEKAWKPSSKRASEEEDPENIKTQELLRRVRSILNKLTPQMFQQLMKQVMELSIDTEERLKGVIDLVFEKAISEPNFSVAYANMCRCLMGLKVPTTDKPTVTVNFRKLLLNRCQKEFEKDKDDDEIFEKRQKEMDDASAPEEKARMKDELEEARDKARRRSLGNIKFIGELFKLKMLTEAIMHDCVVKLLKNHDEESLECLCRLLTTIGKDLDFEKAKPRMDQYFNQMEKIIKEKKTSSRIRFMLQDVIDLRQNSWVPRRGDQGPKTIDQIHKEAEMEEHREHIKVQQLMSKDKRRGPPGPSSSSGRGSLVADDGWNTVPISKGNRPIDTSRLTKITKPGSIDSNNQLFAPGGRLSWGKGSSGGSGAKPADSGRPATSTLNRFSALQQSTPAESLESRRVVQRSSSSRDRSEKAGDRGDRESRSEKGSDRQERPDRGERADRNRSALTKRSFSKETEDRSREREKQGGPEAVRKAASMTEERDRSRETIKQETAPPAASPKPALSEEELEKKSKAIIEEYLHINDMKEALQCVQELGSPSSLYIFVQNGIESTLERSTISREHMGVLLCQLVKAGTLSKEQYYKGLREILEIAEDMEIDIPHIWLYLAELITPILQEEGIPMEELFREITKPLVPIGKATTLLVEVLGLLCKGMSQKTAGKLWRDGGLSWKEFLPEDQDVNKFVTEQKLEYTMGDSSDTPSRKELTSEELCKQMDKLLKENPNNQRIYDWIEANLSEQQVSSNTFIRALMTSVCHSAIVFENPYRVDALVIRNQAKLLQKYLRDEQKELQALYALQALVVKLDQPPNLLRMFFDALYDEDVIKEEAFYKWESSKDPAEQQGKGVALKSVTAFFTWLREAEDESDNN